A portion of the Musa acuminata AAA Group cultivar baxijiao chromosome BXJ1-1, Cavendish_Baxijiao_AAA, whole genome shotgun sequence genome contains these proteins:
- the LOC135679428 gene encoding MADS-box transcription factor 50-like, translated as MSPESSSSSSTESSSSKKKRRNLEMRVVENAKRRRVTFAKRRQGLFSKAEELGAVCSADVAVVAFTSCGKAFSFGDDAIRRYLRLAREHDGNQDGREECGSVKATGMEDPVRRLRFLEELRRKAIARAEDLAQARAEATAASSSNGGTEAGEPFLVGATTSWGPSPLVETPVGDCSYRSSEEDSLERCGTVEEPFVVDATVSWPSSHHSSMSGDAFEAF; from the coding sequence ATGTCTCCGGAGTCGTCTTCCTCGTCGTCGACGGAGTCGTCGTCGTCGAAGAAGAAACGGAGGAATCTGGAGATGAGGGTTGTAGAGAATGCTAAACGAAGACGCGTCACCTTCGCCAAGAGGCGCCAAGGCCTCTTCTCCAAGGCGGAGGAGCTTGGCGCCGTCTGCAGCGCCGACGTCGCCGTCGTCGCCTTTACCTCCTGCGGTAAGGCCTTCTCCTTTGGCGATGACGCCATCCGTCGCTACCTCCGCCTGGCGCGAGAACACGATGGCAATCAAGATGGCAGGGAGGAGTGTGGCTCGGTGAAGGCGACGGGGATGGAAGATCCCGTCCGAAGACTGAGATTTCTTGAGGAGCTCCGGCGCAAAGCAATTGCTCGCGCCGAGGACCTGGCGCAAGCGCGGGCTGAGGCTACGGCGGCCAGCAGCAGCAATGGGGGCACCGAGGCGGGGGAACCGTTCTTGGTCGGTGCAACGACTTCTTGGGGACCGTCCCCACTTGTGGAGACCCCCGTAGGCGACTGCAGCTACCGGAGCAGTGAGGAGGACAGTCTTGAGCGGTGTGGCACCGTCGAGGAGCCCTTCGTTGTTGACGCCACGGTTTCTTGGCCGAGCTCGCACCACTCGTCGATGAGTGGGGATGCCTTCGAAGCCTTCTAA